In Paenibacillus sp. BIC5C1, a genomic segment contains:
- the liaF gene encoding cell wall-active antibiotics response protein LiaF translates to MKRSTRDRWWVGIPLIAIGAIILFRQLGYDIDIGYMFRTYWPLFLIWWGVKGITEIRRNGSHALIGPAIVLAIGGYFLARNLGWIDYSMGEFIRYLIPVMLIGGGLFVLIGPRRRDRKHHDQVQPPPPPEPPYKPLSPEDLEMPSSFDEQFEKTFGKPKQEQKNDAHGSFYTDKEDEPNSHGHQHHHKHQHHHHKHKGYGSNKKAYGTFDDDDHYDDDPNYYGGHGNTINKSAFIGDMYMGQEVFSLKPMNISAFIGDTVIDLTKAQIPYGETKINISSFIGDVKVFVPEDMDLGVTVTTNSFIGDMSLLNQKRGGFLSSAQAETAHYREAGKKVRIVVSVFIGDVKVNKVG, encoded by the coding sequence ATGAAACGATCTACGCGGGACCGCTGGTGGGTTGGCATTCCTCTTATTGCGATTGGCGCAATAATATTGTTCAGGCAATTGGGCTATGACATAGATATCGGATACATGTTCAGAACATATTGGCCGTTATTTTTGATTTGGTGGGGTGTAAAAGGTATAACCGAAATTCGGCGTAATGGAAGTCATGCATTGATTGGGCCGGCCATTGTACTGGCGATTGGTGGATATTTCTTGGCCCGTAATCTGGGATGGATTGATTACTCCATGGGAGAGTTTATACGCTACCTAATTCCAGTAATGCTCATTGGTGGGGGATTGTTCGTTCTGATCGGTCCTCGTCGTCGTGACAGGAAACATCATGACCAAGTACAACCGCCTCCGCCGCCGGAGCCACCATATAAACCATTGTCCCCTGAGGACCTGGAAATGCCGTCTTCGTTTGACGAGCAGTTCGAGAAAACATTTGGCAAACCAAAACAGGAACAAAAGAATGATGCACATGGCTCATTTTATACAGATAAGGAAGACGAACCTAATTCACACGGACATCAACACCATCATAAACATCAGCATCATCATCACAAGCATAAAGGTTACGGTTCAAATAAAAAAGCATACGGAACATTTGATGACGATGACCACTATGATGATGATCCGAATTATTATGGTGGCCATGGGAATACGATTAACAAATCGGCATTTATCGGTGATATGTATATGGGACAGGAAGTGTTCTCCCTGAAACCGATGAATATTTCAGCATTTATTGGCGATACGGTGATCGATTTGACGAAGGCGCAAATACCTTATGGTGAGACGAAGATTAACATTTCCTCTTTTATCGGGGATGTGAAGGTATTTGTTCCGGAAGATATGGATCTCGGTGTGACTGTGACGACGAACTCGTTTATTGGGGACATGTCCCTGTTAAATCAAAAACGGGGCGGATTCTTAAGCAGTGCTCAGGCTGAAACAGCGCATTATCGCGAAGCAGGAAAAAAAGTACGGATTGTCGTTAGTGTGTTTATTGGAGATGTCAAAGTGAACAAGGTGGGTTAA
- a CDS encoding HAMP domain-containing sensor histidine kinase yields MIRTILKANKWELMMYFALTGLITLGGFYLLYGEVLMGTGRQRAWTYVAVVLLATVITGYIAALRLQRKIDLLDLNMLKVSKGNLAVRMPEADDASFGRVYQEFNVMMDSIEKKMRLLQRLGEQEVIEKEQASERAVIEERKRMARDLHDTVSQQLFAMHMSASSLPRLLEMNPEHGSKVLDQLIQMSHIAQRQMRGLIAQLRPVELEGRNLGEALDSWFPDYCRQNGLKGVKELELDGGISDAIEHQLFLVIQEAVANVVKHAEAGLVSLSIRESEHQISMSISDDGQGFLQQAERPGSYGLSTMRERAEKLGGQVQIISKPGAGTTVRVFIPKFPKEPEGETE; encoded by the coding sequence ATGATTCGAACGATTCTCAAAGCAAATAAGTGGGAACTGATGATGTATTTTGCGCTGACCGGACTCATTACTTTGGGCGGTTTTTACTTGCTGTACGGGGAAGTGCTCATGGGAACAGGGCGTCAGCGTGCATGGACCTATGTTGCTGTTGTGCTCCTGGCTACCGTAATCACGGGCTACATTGCCGCCTTACGGCTTCAACGCAAGATTGATCTGCTGGATCTTAACATGCTGAAAGTGTCCAAGGGCAATCTCGCTGTGCGTATGCCTGAGGCAGATGATGCCTCCTTCGGACGGGTATATCAGGAATTCAATGTCATGATGGATTCGATTGAGAAAAAAATGAGATTGCTTCAGCGGCTTGGTGAGCAGGAAGTCATTGAAAAGGAACAGGCATCTGAACGCGCTGTAATTGAAGAACGCAAACGGATGGCAAGGGATTTGCATGATACGGTCAGCCAACAGCTTTTCGCCATGCATATGTCGGCTTCCTCCTTACCACGTCTGCTGGAGATGAATCCCGAGCATGGCAGCAAAGTGCTGGATCAACTTATTCAGATGTCACATATCGCACAGCGGCAGATGCGAGGTCTTATTGCTCAGCTTCGCCCAGTGGAGTTGGAGGGAAGGAATCTTGGAGAAGCGCTGGATAGCTGGTTCCCGGATTATTGCAGGCAGAATGGTTTAAAAGGAGTGAAAGAGCTGGAACTGGATGGCGGAATTTCCGATGCCATCGAGCACCAGCTGTTTCTTGTTATTCAGGAAGCGGTCGCTAATGTGGTCAAACATGCAGAAGCGGGACTGGTCAGTCTATCCATACGAGAGAGTGAACATCAGATCAGCATGAGCATTAGCGATGATGGTCAAGGTTTTTTGCAGCAAGCGGAACGGCCTGGTTCATACGGATTATCAACGATGCGTGAACGGGCAGAGAAACTTGGAGGTCAGGTTCAGATTATATCGAAGCCGGGAGCGGGGACGACGGTGCGGGTATTCATCCCGAAATTCCCGAAAGAACCAGAGGGGGAAACGGAATGA
- a CDS encoding response regulator transcription factor → MSGKVNVMIVDDHDMVRMGLKTYLMLEPTFHVMGEAGNGQDALNQLRKLGDNDLPDLILMDLMMPVMNGAEATQAIMTEFPGMKIVMLTSFLEDDLVVQAIEAGAVSYVLKTVSAEELIYALQGAYRGMPVMTGDVSQALTRGIRQRTARENESGLTEREKEVLLLIAEGKTNKDIGEELHISIKTVKTHVSNLLMKCEMDDRTQLAIYAHRQGWVKNKG, encoded by the coding sequence ATGAGCGGAAAAGTGAATGTAATGATTGTAGATGATCATGATATGGTGCGAATGGGGTTAAAAACGTATCTTATGTTGGAACCCACTTTTCATGTGATGGGGGAAGCCGGCAACGGACAGGATGCATTGAATCAGCTGCGCAAGCTGGGAGATAACGATCTGCCTGACCTCATCCTGATGGACCTGATGATGCCTGTGATGAATGGTGCGGAAGCGACACAAGCGATCATGACCGAATTTCCGGGCATGAAAATTGTAATGCTGACCAGTTTTCTGGAGGATGACCTTGTGGTACAAGCGATTGAAGCCGGAGCGGTCAGTTATGTACTGAAGACGGTATCTGCTGAAGAGTTAATCTATGCTCTGCAAGGAGCATACCGGGGTATGCCAGTAATGACAGGCGACGTATCGCAGGCATTGACCCGTGGCATCAGGCAGCGAACTGCAAGAGAGAACGAATCCGGCCTGACGGAACGGGAAAAAGAAGTGCTTTTGCTGATTGCAGAGGGCAAGACCAATAAGGACATCGGGGAAGAACTACATATTAGTATCAAAACCGTCAAAACTCATGTGAGCAATCTGCTGATGAAATGTGAAATGGACGATCGGACACAGCTGGCAATCTACGCTCATCGTCAGGGCTGGGTGAAGAATAAGGGTTAG
- a CDS encoding S1C family serine protease — MDERNYRANRQDEENETKQAENRNSSGTDDSSYYYSYGPFQSVNQEDTASHNGEHNQREEGNVEITRPDPVKPVPTYYSNYSNESSDQANTSSRGGNGSGGNGGDQGNGGKNNGNWNYNNRRPRSSVRSLLFSFIAGMLVITVLMYTADRTNMFTPQEALTSAENESSSQSSTPTNSGSSNNVTASLLPTGKEDVSSVVTSTSPAVVKIETLAKQSSRSSSQGGSTMSDPLYQYFFGNGGNGGTDSYQGQNNQQQQQQSSNQLVPLGIGSGFIFDKEGYILTNQHVVQGADVIQVTLENNSKPYEAKLLGSSFDLDLAVLKIEKNSGDDAFPVAPLGDSNSTQVGEWLVAIGNPEGFEHTVTAGVLSAKERTISIPDEETGKTREYSHLLQTDASINPGNSGGPLLNLNGEVIGMNVAVSADAQGIGFAIPSSVISDAVKYLKENKEVPKEPVPFIGASLMALTPEVAKQMGTDITEGSVVASTIYQSPAYQADLRAYDIITGANGTAYNTSQDLIDFIKKQEIGSEVTLNVVRDGKKMDVKIKIGNKNDYDTTQTTDQQQQQQP; from the coding sequence ATGGACGAACGTAATTACAGAGCGAACCGTCAAGACGAGGAAAATGAAACTAAACAAGCGGAGAATCGCAATTCATCCGGGACGGACGATTCCTCCTATTATTATTCTTATGGACCTTTTCAGTCCGTGAATCAGGAAGATACAGCAAGTCATAATGGGGAACATAATCAACGTGAAGAAGGAAATGTAGAGATTACAAGACCTGACCCCGTGAAGCCCGTACCTACTTACTACAGTAATTACAGTAACGAATCATCTGATCAAGCCAATACGTCCTCCAGAGGCGGCAATGGTTCAGGTGGCAACGGAGGAGATCAGGGGAACGGCGGCAAGAACAATGGCAATTGGAATTATAATAACCGTCGGCCACGTTCTTCTGTAAGATCGCTTCTGTTCTCTTTTATCGCCGGGATGCTGGTCATCACAGTGCTGATGTACACAGCGGACAGAACAAACATGTTTACACCACAGGAAGCGCTGACAAGTGCAGAAAATGAAAGCTCCAGTCAGTCATCCACTCCTACCAACTCAGGCAGCAGCAATAACGTGACAGCGTCATTACTGCCAACGGGTAAAGAGGATGTATCCTCTGTAGTAACGAGTACAAGTCCGGCTGTCGTAAAAATTGAAACACTAGCGAAGCAGTCTTCACGCAGCAGCAGCCAAGGTGGTTCTACGATGAGTGATCCATTGTACCAATACTTCTTTGGTAATGGAGGCAATGGCGGAACAGATAGCTACCAAGGCCAAAATAATCAGCAGCAACAGCAACAAAGCAGCAATCAGTTGGTTCCACTCGGTATTGGCTCCGGATTTATTTTTGACAAAGAAGGCTACATCCTGACGAACCAACACGTGGTTCAGGGTGCAGATGTGATTCAGGTAACGCTGGAGAATAACAGCAAACCGTATGAAGCGAAATTGCTGGGAAGCAGCTTCGACCTTGACCTTGCCGTATTGAAAATCGAGAAAAACAGCGGCGATGATGCTTTCCCTGTCGCTCCACTGGGCGATTCCAACAGCACACAAGTGGGTGAATGGCTTGTAGCTATTGGTAACCCGGAAGGATTTGAACACACAGTTACTGCAGGTGTATTGAGTGCGAAAGAACGTACGATCAGCATTCCGGACGAAGAAACAGGCAAAACCCGTGAGTACAGCCACTTGTTACAAACGGATGCTTCCATCAATCCTGGTAACTCCGGTGGCCCATTACTTAACCTGAATGGTGAAGTCATTGGCATGAACGTTGCGGTTAGCGCGGATGCACAGGGTATTGGATTTGCTATTCCTTCGAGTGTAATCTCGGATGCGGTTAAATATCTGAAAGAAAACAAAGAAGTTCCCAAAGAGCCTGTACCATTCATTGGTGCATCTCTGATGGCCCTCACGCCTGAAGTGGCTAAACAGATGGGCACGGATATCACTGAAGGTTCAGTTGTAGCCAGCACGATCTATCAATCCCCTGCTTACCAAGCAGACCTGCGTGCTTATGACATCATCACAGGTGCCAATGGTACAGCGTACAACACAAGTCAGGATTTGATTGATTTCATCAAGAAACAGGAAATCGGTAGTGAAGTGACACTAAATGTTGTTCGGGACGGCAAAAAAATGGATGTGAAAATCAAAATCGGCAACAAAAATGATTACGATACTACACAAACGACGGATCAACAACAGCAACAACAACCATAA
- a CDS encoding response regulator transcription factor — MRSTILIVDDDEKIVSMLRRGLAFEGYDVQTASNGAEGLSKLMDKEPDIVVLDVMMPQIDGFEVCRRLREAGSKVPVLMLTAKDEVQSRVIGLDTGADDYLVKPFALEELLARVRALLRRKADIADTPDNRLMYEDIILDNDSREVLRDGQRLELTAKEFELLNLFMQNPKRVLSRDLIMDKIWGYDYSGESNVLEVYIAMLRQKTEEYGGKRLIQTIRGAGYILRGDS, encoded by the coding sequence ATGCGCTCAACTATTCTGATTGTTGATGATGATGAAAAAATTGTGTCCATGCTTCGGCGGGGACTTGCTTTTGAAGGATATGATGTACAGACAGCTTCGAATGGGGCTGAGGGCCTCAGTAAGCTGATGGATAAAGAGCCCGATATCGTGGTTCTTGATGTCATGATGCCGCAAATTGACGGGTTTGAAGTATGCCGCAGACTCAGAGAGGCGGGGAGCAAGGTTCCCGTGCTGATGCTCACTGCCAAAGATGAAGTACAGAGTCGGGTAATCGGGTTGGATACAGGTGCAGATGATTATCTCGTGAAGCCGTTTGCACTAGAAGAACTGTTGGCTCGTGTTCGTGCCTTATTGCGTCGTAAAGCAGATATAGCTGACACGCCTGATAACCGTCTTATGTATGAGGATATTATTCTGGATAATGATTCTCGTGAGGTGTTGCGTGACGGTCAGCGTCTGGAACTAACTGCCAAGGAGTTCGAATTGCTGAATCTGTTCATGCAAAATCCGAAACGTGTGCTGTCCCGTGATCTGATTATGGATAAAATCTGGGGTTATGATTACAGTGGTGAGTCCAATGTGCTCGAAGTGTATATTGCCATGCTCAGACAAAAAACCGAAGAATACGGCGGCAAACGTTTGATCCAGACCATCCGGGGAGCCGGCTATATTTTGAGAGGTGACTCCTGA
- a CDS encoding sensor histidine kinase, whose protein sequence is MSIRLRLTAWYSGILAAVLIFWGVVIYAFVYFNTYQEVEQQLKDKSERITNQIGVNPLSQSLDLDPFTESQLQEAQIYIQLWDYQSRSGKISGNMEKLQIQFPVVKSNEIQKKRGISKIYVNGTPFLVNQQPLSLQGTNEIRGLLQVGANVSSQERLLEALRNILVFGWLVAMALAITSGLILARKSMRPLVNVIDAANQIQSGDDLSVRIQYTGPMDEIGRLIETVNNMLERTELSFRGLEETNKAQRRFVSDASHELRTPLTTIRGNVDFLKKLWDQESTDRPNLDEETVKQMSLEAIEDMADEGKRMSRLISDMLSLARADTGQKIELNPIPLQILVQEVARRSQFLDHQADWRPGDLSILNGIYVNGSKDYLQQMLFIFIENAFKYTPDGSVTLDAILYKGQVGLRISDTGIGMDRDEVPFIFDRFYRADESRGATPGIGLGLSIAKWIIEEHQGSVEVVTRRGEGTTFIIWLPVVFAPPIE, encoded by the coding sequence ATGTCCATTCGGTTAAGATTAACCGCGTGGTATTCAGGCATCTTGGCAGCCGTGCTCATTTTTTGGGGAGTTGTAATCTACGCTTTTGTTTATTTTAATACCTATCAAGAAGTGGAACAGCAGCTGAAAGATAAAAGTGAACGAATTACGAATCAGATAGGTGTCAATCCGCTTTCACAGTCACTGGATCTGGACCCTTTTACGGAAAGTCAGCTGCAGGAAGCTCAGATCTACATCCAGTTGTGGGACTACCAGAGCAGATCTGGTAAAATCTCAGGCAATATGGAGAAACTTCAGATTCAATTTCCCGTTGTGAAATCCAATGAGATTCAGAAAAAACGTGGAATATCTAAGATCTATGTGAATGGGACCCCTTTCTTGGTGAATCAGCAGCCCCTGTCTCTTCAGGGAACCAATGAAATAAGGGGGCTCCTTCAAGTCGGTGCCAATGTAAGTTCCCAAGAACGATTGCTGGAAGCTCTGCGAAATATTCTGGTCTTTGGCTGGCTTGTCGCTATGGCACTTGCAATTACTTCGGGTCTGATTCTGGCTCGCAAATCCATGCGTCCGCTCGTCAATGTGATTGATGCGGCCAATCAGATTCAGTCTGGGGATGACCTTAGTGTGCGTATTCAATACACGGGTCCCATGGATGAGATTGGACGTCTGATTGAAACCGTCAATAATATGCTTGAACGAACAGAGCTGTCATTCAGAGGGCTCGAGGAGACGAATAAAGCTCAGCGCAGATTTGTATCTGATGCCTCGCATGAGCTGCGTACACCGCTGACCACCATCCGTGGCAATGTGGACTTCCTTAAGAAGCTGTGGGATCAAGAGAGCACGGACCGACCGAATCTGGACGAAGAAACGGTTAAACAAATGTCGCTCGAAGCGATAGAGGACATGGCGGATGAAGGCAAACGTATGAGTAGACTGATCAGTGATATGCTGTCTTTGGCCAGAGCCGATACAGGACAGAAAATCGAACTGAATCCGATCCCGTTGCAGATTCTGGTACAGGAAGTGGCTCGCAGATCGCAATTCCTTGATCATCAGGCAGACTGGCGTCCAGGAGATCTATCGATTCTGAATGGCATATATGTGAACGGCAGCAAGGACTATTTGCAGCAGATGTTGTTTATTTTTATCGAGAATGCTTTCAAGTACACGCCAGATGGCTCGGTTACGCTTGATGCAATACTTTATAAAGGTCAGGTAGGACTACGCATCAGTGATACGGGAATTGGAATGGATCGGGATGAAGTTCCGTTTATCTTTGACCGGTTCTATCGGGCGGATGAGTCGCGCGGTGCCACACCAGGTATAGGTCTGGGACTGTCGATTGCCAAGTGGATCATTGAGGAACACCAGGGATCTGTCGAGGTTGTAACCAGACGTGGAGAAGGAACGACCTTTATCATTTGGTTGCCGGTTGTCTTTGCTCCGCCTATCGAATAA
- a CDS encoding 4-hydroxy-3-methylbut-2-enyl diphosphate reductase, whose protein sequence is MEVLRISPRGYCYGVVDAMVLARQAARNLDLPRPIYILGMIVHNQHVTDSFEDEGIITLDGPNRIDILSQVESGTVIFTAHGVSPEVRKMARDKGLTTVDATCPDVTKTHDLIREKTAEGYDIIYIGKKNHPEPEGAVGVAPDHVHLIEKEEEIDGLNVPPGKILITNQTTMSQWDIKHIMSRLLEKYPGAEIHNEICLATQVRQEAVAEQAGQADLVIVVGDPRSNNSNRLAQVSEEIAGVTAYRVSDVAEIQQEWLKGVNKVAVTSGASTPTPITKEVILYLEQYEHDKPETWEIKRTVNMSKLLPPVREKTRTT, encoded by the coding sequence GTGGAAGTACTGCGAATTTCGCCGCGGGGATATTGTTATGGAGTTGTGGATGCGATGGTGCTCGCGCGCCAGGCGGCACGCAATCTGGACCTACCACGGCCTATTTATATATTGGGTATGATTGTGCATAACCAACATGTGACGGACTCTTTTGAAGATGAGGGAATTATTACACTGGACGGACCGAACCGGATTGATATTTTGAGCCAAGTAGAGAGTGGAACAGTGATCTTTACGGCTCATGGTGTATCTCCGGAAGTGCGCAAGATGGCACGTGATAAAGGTTTGACTACAGTGGATGCAACTTGTCCGGATGTAACCAAAACCCATGACCTTATTCGGGAGAAGACGGCAGAAGGATACGACATTATCTATATCGGGAAAAAGAATCATCCAGAGCCGGAAGGTGCGGTTGGTGTTGCACCCGATCATGTTCATCTGATCGAGAAGGAAGAGGAGATTGACGGTCTGAACGTACCTCCTGGCAAAATCCTTATTACAAACCAGACGACGATGAGTCAATGGGACATTAAACACATTATGAGCCGTCTTCTGGAGAAGTATCCAGGCGCAGAGATTCATAATGAGATATGCTTGGCTACTCAAGTTCGTCAGGAAGCTGTTGCGGAACAGGCAGGGCAAGCAGATCTGGTCATTGTTGTAGGTGATCCTCGCAGCAATAACTCCAACCGACTTGCACAAGTATCAGAGGAAATTGCGGGTGTAACGGCATATCGTGTATCAGATGTGGCTGAGATTCAGCAGGAATGGCTGAAAGGTGTGAATAAGGTGGCGGTGACTTCAGGTGCTTCTACGCCAACACCGATCACGAAGGAAGTCATCTTGTATCTGGAGCAATATGAACATGACAAGCCGGAAACATGGGAGATCAAGCGTACGGTTAATATGAGCAAGCTGTTACCTCCTGTAAGGGAAAAGACTCGTACGACGTAA